One region of Populus trichocarpa isolate Nisqually-1 chromosome 4, P.trichocarpa_v4.1, whole genome shotgun sequence genomic DNA includes:
- the LOC18097628 gene encoding phenolic glucoside malonyltransferase 1, which translates to MEVENQVNTIDVCQVTPYFDSSESATELSLPLTFHDIMWLKFPPVERIFFYKHTESTPTFFNSVILPKLKHSLSHTLLHFLPLAGNLIWPPQAIKPIILYTPDDGVQLTVAESSADFHLLSGNEVHEAADSRPYIPELPVTDSKASVIALKITLFPNNGFCIGISAHHSVLDGKSSIMFIKAWAHFCKLGDEDKRQYPALLTELTPVFDRIGIQDPEGLGMVYLNNWLELKWPGVDLNPRSLQLLPAIVVRSSSVRATFELSREDIKKLRERVLANLVKEGSNETHPVHLSTFVLVLAHGFGCILKAIGVQSNRKVIMRFAADCRARLDPPMHENYFGNCVSSCAAFTEAESLLEENGFMYVAEMLSELVKTLEKGVLDGAKEKMARNMKEAAGGAALLSVAGSHQFEVYGTDFGWGKPEKVEITSIDRTGAISLAESKDGNGGVEIGLVLEKHEMEKFTSLFVDGLKNHY; encoded by the coding sequence ATGGAAGTCGAAAACCAAGTAAACACCATCGATGTCTGCCAAGTTACTCCTTACTTCGACTCATCGGAGTCAGCTACCGAGTTATCTCTTCCGTTAACCTTCCACGACATTATGTGGTTGAAATTTCCTCCAGTTGAAcgcatatttttctataaacacACTGAGTCAACTCCAACTTTCTTCAATTCAGTGATCCTTCCCAAACTCAAACACTCTCTTTCTCATACACTCCTTCACTTCCTTCCTCTTGCTGGCAACCTTATCTGGCCTCCACAAGCCATCAAACCCATCATCCTATACACTCCTGACGATGGTGTTCAGCTCACAGTTGCTGAGTCCAGTGCTGACTTTCATCTCCTCTCGGGAAATGAAGTCCATGAAGCTGCAGATTCTCGTCCTTATATACCCGAGTTGCCGGTCACTGACTCAAAGGCATCCGTTATAGCTTTGAAAATAACCTTATTTCCTAATAACGGCTTTTGCATTGGCATCTCTGCCCACCATTCAGTCCTTGATGGCAAAAGCTCGATCATGTTTATCAAAGCATGGGCTCACTTCTGCAAACTCGGTGATGAAGACAAACGACAATATCCAGCTTTGTTGACAGAACTAACACCTGTTTTTGATCGAATAGGTATACAAGACCCTGAAGGGTTGGGCATGGTGTATTTGAACAACTGGTTAGAATTAAAATGGCCTGGTGTGGATCTCAACCCAAGAAGCTTACAACTTTTGCCAGCTATAGTAGTTCGATCTAGCTCAGTACGAGCAACGTTCGAGTTATCTCGTGAAGACATAAAGAAACTCAGGGAGAGGGTGCTTGCTAATTTAGTAAAGGAAGGTTCAAATGAAACACACCCAGTCCATTTATCTACCTTCGTGCTTGTATTAGCACACGGATTTGGATGTATACTTAAGGCAATAGGGGTTCAAAGTAACAGAAAGGTTATTATGCGATTTGCAGCAGATTGTAGAGCCCGTTTGGACCCTCCAATGCATGAGAACTATTTTGGCAACTGTGTCAGTTCATGTGCTGCGTTTACAGAAGCAGAATCTCTTTTAGAGGAGAATGGATTTATGTATGTAGCAGAAATGCTAAGTGAGCTTGTCAAAACCTTAGAGAAAGGAGTCCTTGATGGCGCAAAGGAGAAGATGGCAAGGAACATGAAAGAAGCGGCAGGTGGTGCAGCACTACTTTCGGTTGCTGGGTCACACCAATTTGAGGTTTATGGAACTGATTTTGGGTGGGGGAAACCAGAGAAGGTGGAGATAACTTCCATAGATAGGACAGGAGCAATTTCTCTAGCGGAGAGCAAGGATGGAAATGGTGGAGTCGAGATTGGTTTGGTTTTGGAGAAGCATGAGATGGAAAAATTCACTTCTTTATTTGTTGATGGCCTTAAGAATCATTATTAG
- the LOC7468368 gene encoding uncharacterized protein LOC7468368 — protein MSINFFSHWWSIQDSFGVVSNFPFQSLSSYIKLELICQSFNLFLWPWEFWNRLVWIRAPGAGVFVGEDYCSDSLRPCCGPAQQDNVPVQLKETDAQVRFPASMNRSS, from the exons ATGAGCATTAACTTCTTTTCCCATTGGTGGAGTATTCAAGATTCCTTTGGAGTTGTGTCCAACTTCCCTTTCCAATCTCTGAGTAGCTATATAAAACTGGAATTGATTTGCCAGAGCTTTAATCT GTTTCTTTGGCCTTGGGAGTTTTGGAACCGCTTGGTGTGGATTAGGGCTCCTGGTGCTGGTGTGTTTGTTGGTGAG GACTACTGCTCTGATTCATTGAGGCCTTGCTG CGGCCCAGCACAGCAGGACAACGTCCCAGTTCAGCTCAAAGAAACAGATGCGCAGGTTCGCTTTCCAGCTTCCATGAATCGGAGCAGCTAA
- the LOC18097627 gene encoding phenolic glucoside malonyltransferase 1, with protein MEVENQVNTIDVCQVTPYFDSSESATEFSLPLTFYDIMWLKFPPVERIFFYKLTESTPTFFNSVILPKLKHSLSHTLLHFLPLAGNIIWPPQAIKPIILYTPDDGVQLTVAESNADFHLLSGNEVHEAADSRPYIPELPVTDSKASAIALKITLFPNHGFCIGISAHHSVLDGKSSTMFIKAWAHFCKLGDEDKRQYPALLTELTPFFDRIAIQDPEGLDMVYLNNWIELKWPGVDLNPRSLQLLPVIAIRSSSVRATFELSREDIKKLRERVLANLVKEGSKETHPVHLSTFVLVLAHGYVCIVKARGVESNRKIIMGFAADCRARLDPPIHENYFGNCVTSCVAFTEAESLLEENGFMHVAEMLSELVKTLEKGVLDGAKEKMARNMKEAAGGAALLGVAGSNRFEVYGTDFGWGKPEKVEITSIDRTGAISLAESKDGNGGVEIGLVLEKHEMEKFTSLFVDGLKNHY; from the coding sequence ATGGAAGTCGAAAACCAAGTAAACACCATCGATGTCTGCCAAGTTACTCCTTACTTCGACTCATCGGAGTCAGCTACCGAGTTTTCTCTTCCGCTAACCTTCTACGACATTATGTGGTTGAAATTTCCTCCAGTTGAAcgcatatttttctataaactcACTGAGTCAACTCCAACTTTCTTCAATTCAGTGATCCTTCCCAAACTCAAACACTCTCTTTCTCATACACTCCTTCACTTCCTTCCTCTTGCCGGCAACATTATCTGGCCTCCACAAGCCATCAAACCCATCATCCTATACACTCCAGACGATGGTGTTCAGCTCACAGTTGCTGAGTCCAATGCTGACTTTCATCTCCTCTCGGGGAATGAAGTCCATGAAGCTGCAGATTCTCGTCCTTATATACCCGAGTTGCCGGTCACTGACTCAAAAGCATCCGCTATAGCTTTGAAAATAACCTTATTTCCTAATCACGGCTTTTGCATTGGCATCTCTGCCCACCATTCAGTCCTTGATGGCAAAAGCTCGACCATGTTTATCAAAGCATGGGCTCACTTCTGCAAACTCGGTGATGAAGACAAACGACAATATCCAGCTTTGTTGACAGAACTAACACCTTTTTTTGACCGAATAGCTATACAAGACCCTGAAGGGTTGGACATGGTGTATTTGAACAACTGGATAGAATTAAAATGGCCTGGTGTGGATCTCAACCCAAGAAGCTTACAACTTTTGCCAGTTATAGCAATTCGATCTAGCTCAGTACGAGCAACGTTCGAGTTATCTCGTGAAGACATAAAGAAACTCAGGGAGAGGGTGCTTGCTAATTTAGTAAAGGAAGGTTCAAAAGAAACACACCCAGTCCATTTATCTACCTTTGTGCTTGTATTAGCACACGGATATGTATGTATAGTTAAGGCAAGAGGGGTTGAAAGTAACAGAAAGATTATTATGGGATTTGCAGCAGATTGTAGAGCCCGTTTGGACCCTCCAATACATGAGAACTATTTTGGGAACTGTGTCACTTCATGTGTTGCGTTTACAGAAGCAGAATCTCTTTTAGAGGAGAATGGATTTATGCATGTAGCAGAAATGCTAAGTGAGCTTGTCAAAACCTTAGAGAAAGGAGTCCTTGATGGCGCAAAGGAGAAGATGGCAAGGAACATGAAAGAAGCGGCAGGTGGTGCAGCACTACTTGGGGTTGCTGGGTCAAACCGATTTGAGGTTTATGGAACTGATTTTGGGTGGGGGAAACCAGAGAAGGTGGAGATAACTTCCATAGATAGGACAGGAGCAATTTCTCTAGCGGAGAGCAAGGATGGAAATGGTGGAGTCGAGATTGGTTTGGTTTTGGAGAAGCATGAGATGGAAAAATTCACTTCTTTATTTGTTGATGGCCTTAAGAATCATTATTAG
- the LOC18097629 gene encoding uncharacterized protein LOC18097629 — protein MNCRSLEEFWSFYVTQHSKPSTRRWHFVGTLSSILLLLSSFVFNLWVLFFVPLVGYGFAWYSHFFVEGNVPATFGHPVWSFLCDCKMFGLMLTGQMDREIKRLGKRPILQGF, from the coding sequence ATGAATTGCAGGAGCTTAGAAGAGTTTTGGTCTTTCTATGTTACTCAACATTCAAAACCATCAACAAGACGTTGGCATTTTGTGGGCACGCTTTCAAGTATACTGTTATTGCTGTcctcttttgttttcaatttgtgGGTTTTGTTCTTTGTGCCGTTGGTTGGGTATGGATTCGCTTGGTACAGCCATTTCTTTGTGGAAGGGAATGTTCCTGCAACTTTTGGGCATCCAGTTTGGTCTTTTCTATGTGATTGCAAGATGTTCGGATTGATGCTTACTGGTCAGATGGATAGAGAAATCAAGAGGCTCGGAAAGAGGCCTATTTTGCAGGGATTTTGA